The following are from one region of the Chromobacterium phragmitis genome:
- a CDS encoding methylated-DNA--[protein]-cysteine S-methyltransferase has product MDYRVVIAAPFGRLGMRCEAGELRELRFLPAGAALRPPEPGSLEAEVARQLDAYYADPRHVFTVPRRLAGTPYQLRVWERIAAIPCGETRRYQDLSRDLSSSPRAVGGACGRNPIPIIVPCHRVVASAGLGGFNQSTGDETLDIKKWLLRHELV; this is encoded by the coding sequence ATGGACTATCGGGTGGTGATCGCCGCGCCGTTCGGGCGCTTAGGCATGCGCTGCGAAGCCGGCGAATTGCGCGAACTGCGATTTCTGCCGGCGGGCGCGGCGTTGCGCCCTCCCGAGCCGGGTAGTCTGGAGGCGGAAGTGGCGCGGCAGCTGGACGCTTATTACGCCGATCCGCGCCATGTCTTCACCGTGCCGCGGCGGCTGGCCGGCACGCCGTACCAGCTGCGGGTTTGGGAGCGGATTGCGGCGATTCCCTGCGGCGAGACGCGGCGCTATCAGGACCTGTCCCGAGACTTGTCATCATCGCCGCGCGCCGTCGGCGGCGCCTGCGGCCGCAATCCCATCCCCATCATCGTGCCTTGCCACCGGGTGGTGGCGAGCGCTGGCCTGGGCGGCTTCAACCAGTCCACCGGCGATGAGACGCTGGACATCAAGAAATGGCTGTTGCGGCATGAGCTCGTCTAA
- the rplS gene encoding 50S ribosomal protein L19: MDLIQKLEQEEIARLGKTLPEFAPGDTVVVQVKVKEGNRERLQAYEGVVIAKRNRGLNSAFTVRKMSAGEGVERTFQTYSPLVASVEVKRRGDVRRAKLYYLRGRTGKSARIKEKLPARKQG; the protein is encoded by the coding sequence ATGGATCTGATCCAGAAACTCGAGCAAGAAGAAATCGCACGCCTGGGCAAGACCCTGCCGGAATTCGCCCCGGGCGATACCGTCGTGGTTCAAGTCAAGGTAAAGGAAGGCAACCGCGAGCGTCTGCAGGCTTACGAAGGCGTTGTGATCGCCAAGCGTAACCGCGGCCTGAACAGCGCGTTCACCGTGCGCAAGATGTCCGCCGGCGAAGGCGTTGAGCGTACCTTCCAGACCTACTCCCCGCTGGTGGCTTCCGTTGAAGTGAAGCGCCGCGGCGACGTGCGTCGCGCCAAGCTGTACTACCTGCGTGGTCGTACCGGCAAGTCCGCACGCATCAAGGAAAAGCTGCCGGCCCGCAAGCAGGGTTAA
- the trmD gene encoding tRNA (guanosine(37)-N1)-methyltransferase TrmD translates to MQIDAVTLFPEMFDSIARFGVSQRALDLGLWHFKAWNPRDFTHDNYRRVDDRPYGGGPGMVMQIEPLEQAIDAARARQREAGVEASHVVYLSPQGVRLSHAKAAELSQRQGLILLCGRYEGIDERLIATQVDEEISIGDYVLSGGELPAMVLADAVVRLLPGVLNDAQSAYEDSFVDGLLDCPHYTRPEEYRGMRVPDVLLSGNHALIAKWRLKQSLGRTWQRRPELLQDRVLTKQESRLLAEYQQEQDIRKKPE, encoded by the coding sequence ATGCAGATCGACGCGGTGACGCTGTTCCCGGAGATGTTCGATTCGATTGCCCGCTTTGGCGTCAGCCAGCGGGCGCTTGACTTGGGTCTCTGGCATTTCAAAGCCTGGAATCCGCGCGACTTCACCCACGACAATTATCGTCGGGTGGACGACCGGCCTTATGGCGGCGGTCCCGGCATGGTGATGCAGATCGAACCGCTGGAGCAGGCGATAGACGCCGCGCGCGCGCGCCAGCGCGAGGCCGGCGTCGAAGCCAGTCACGTGGTCTACCTGTCGCCGCAAGGCGTCAGGCTCAGCCACGCCAAGGCGGCGGAGCTATCGCAGCGGCAAGGCCTGATCCTGCTGTGCGGCCGCTACGAAGGCATAGACGAGCGGCTGATCGCCACCCAGGTCGATGAGGAAATCTCGATCGGCGATTACGTGCTGTCGGGCGGCGAATTGCCGGCGATGGTGCTGGCCGACGCGGTGGTCCGGCTGCTGCCGGGCGTATTGAACGACGCCCAATCGGCGTACGAAGACTCATTTGTGGACGGTCTGCTGGACTGCCCGCATTACACCCGACCCGAAGAGTATCGAGGCATGCGGGTGCCGGACGTGCTGTTGTCCGGTAATCATGCCCTGATCGCCAAATGGCGGCTCAAGCAGTCGCTGGGGCGCACGTGGCAACGTCGCCCCGAGCTGCTGCAAGACCGCGTTTTGACAAAACAGGAATCTCGGCTGCTGGCGGAGTACCAGCAGGAACAAGATATCCGCAAAAAACCGGAGTAA
- the xerD gene encoding site-specific tyrosine recombinase XerD → MSSSKDSIDAFLDQLWLEDGLSQNTLAAYRRDLSKLAARLKEDGAALETAVPAELERALLAGVASEKPATRARLTSALRRYYQHLSRNGARKDDPSAGLASPKQGQRLPKSLSEVDVEALLAAPDTGTPLGLRDRAMLETLYASGLRVSELVGMTLNQLNLLDGVVKTMGKGSKERLVPLGEIAQDWLLRYLKEARPLLLAGLPCDAVFVTQRKAGMTRQMAWHLITQYAGRQGLAKVSPHVLRHAFATHLVNHGADLRVVQLLLGHADISTTQIYTHVARERLKKLHARHHPRG, encoded by the coding sequence ATGAGCTCGTCTAAAGACAGCATCGACGCCTTCCTCGACCAGCTGTGGCTGGAGGATGGGTTGTCGCAGAACACGCTGGCAGCCTACCGCCGCGACTTGTCCAAGCTGGCGGCCAGGTTGAAAGAGGATGGAGCGGCTTTGGAAACGGCCGTTCCGGCTGAGCTGGAGAGAGCATTGCTGGCCGGCGTGGCCAGCGAGAAGCCGGCCACCCGCGCGCGCCTGACCTCGGCCCTGCGCCGCTATTACCAGCATTTGTCGCGCAACGGGGCGCGCAAGGACGACCCCAGCGCTGGGCTGGCCAGCCCCAAGCAGGGGCAGCGCCTGCCCAAGTCCTTGTCCGAGGTGGATGTGGAGGCGCTGCTGGCCGCGCCGGACACCGGCACGCCGCTGGGCCTGCGCGACCGGGCGATGCTGGAAACGCTGTACGCCAGCGGCTTGCGGGTGTCGGAATTGGTGGGCATGACGCTGAACCAGCTGAACCTGCTGGACGGCGTGGTGAAGACCATGGGCAAGGGCAGCAAGGAGCGGCTGGTGCCGCTGGGCGAGATCGCCCAGGACTGGCTGCTGCGCTACTTGAAGGAGGCGCGGCCATTGCTGTTGGCCGGGCTGCCGTGCGACGCGGTATTTGTCACCCAGCGCAAAGCCGGGATGACGCGGCAGATGGCCTGGCATCTGATCACCCAGTACGCTGGCCGGCAGGGCCTGGCCAAGGTCAGCCCGCACGTGCTGCGCCACGCCTTCGCCACCCATCTGGTCAATCATGGCGCGGACCTGCGGGTAGTGCAGTTGCTGTTGGGCCATGCCGACATCTCCACCACCCAGATCTACACCCACGTCGCGCGCGAGCGGCTGAAGAAGCTGCACGCGCGCCACCATCCGCGCGGCTGA